The Sphingopyxis fribergensis genome contains a region encoding:
- a CDS encoding DegT/DnrJ/EryC1/StrS family aminotransferase — protein MSGDIAHPSPLPFSVAFDPRDEDEVIRRWRGLLRGNHWSHGAELEEFEATWKAWNELPAIGFDNWAGAAAAILDFFQVAGKTVLCPSNTFLATPRSALRAGASVEFYDCNREDLCGSYTDFVEKAERHKPALAYIVHIGGHIAFDIHRIAEYCRANQIALIEDCAHAVGAEWNGVKPGAFGDAGIFSLYATKTISTGEGGVAVTANPDLERHVRSFRDYGRGSRYKIQGMNHRLDEFRAALGVVQMRRMPEIVSWKQRYAREVLDLRYPNRVQMPNGMESGYYKYIVFDEIPQTTGRVYELPCHEIFDSSISLPNTEWATNNHWCVPIYYPK, from the coding sequence ATGAGTGGCGATATCGCACACCCGTCGCCCCTTCCGTTTAGCGTCGCTTTCGATCCGCGAGACGAGGATGAGGTGATCCGTCGCTGGCGCGGCTTGTTGCGTGGAAATCACTGGAGCCATGGCGCCGAACTTGAAGAGTTCGAGGCGACCTGGAAAGCGTGGAACGAACTGCCAGCGATTGGGTTCGACAACTGGGCCGGCGCCGCGGCCGCCATTCTCGATTTCTTCCAGGTGGCCGGCAAGACCGTCCTGTGTCCTTCCAACACATTTCTTGCGACCCCGCGATCGGCGCTGCGTGCCGGGGCAAGTGTCGAATTCTACGACTGCAATCGCGAAGACTTGTGCGGTTCGTACACGGACTTCGTCGAGAAGGCTGAGCGGCATAAGCCGGCGCTCGCTTACATCGTACACATCGGCGGGCACATCGCATTCGATATTCACCGTATCGCCGAATATTGCCGGGCCAATCAAATCGCGCTCATCGAGGATTGCGCCCATGCGGTCGGAGCCGAGTGGAACGGCGTGAAGCCGGGCGCATTCGGGGATGCCGGCATCTTCTCGCTCTATGCGACGAAGACCATCTCGACCGGAGAAGGCGGCGTCGCGGTCACAGCCAATCCCGATCTCGAGCGGCACGTGCGATCCTTCCGCGATTACGGGCGCGGTTCGCGATATAAAATTCAAGGAATGAACCACAGGCTCGATGAATTTCGGGCCGCACTCGGTGTCGTGCAGATGCGCAGGATGCCCGAAATCGTCAGCTGGAAACAACGATACGCGCGCGAGGTCCTGGACTTGCGCTATCCAAATCGCGTGCAGATGCCCAATGGTATGGAAAGCGGATACTATAAGTATATCGTATTTGACGAGATACCACAGACAACGGGTCGGGTATATGAGTTGCCATGCCATGAAATATTTGATTCTTCGATCAGTCTTCCTAACACTGAATGGGCTACTAATAATCATTGGTGCGTTCCAATATACTATCCGAAATAG
- a CDS encoding CaiB/BaiF CoA transferase family protein encodes MSRYIAGPFCGQLLGDLGADVVKVERIDGGEEGRRVGEAIAGDTFFFLSANRNKRGFAVDFRDPECQALLADLAAQADILVENFRPGTLESMGMDWESLHARNPRLILVRITGFGQDGPLAQHPCFDGAAQAISGLMSMTGQHDGPPTMSGVFVCDYTTALYATIAALAAVRARDETGVGQVVEATLMDSGLALMTTAIPEYLVNGELPPRLGNRDRYLAPSHCFRGRDGGWVYVVAGNDQHFHRFAAAMDQPNIAQDPRYATFVARNTNVDTLEILINDWAAQHDSADILAKLHAADVPCEKVATIADVVTNPQVLHRRQIVDVPHPIAGSVPFQAPAFKMWGTPTEISRGAPGLGEHSGDVLKEWLGYSDADIDRLEEHGRI; translated from the coding sequence ATGTCCCGCTACATCGCGGGGCCTTTTTGCGGACAACTGCTGGGGGATCTTGGCGCGGATGTGGTGAAGGTCGAGCGCATCGATGGCGGCGAGGAAGGACGGCGTGTCGGCGAGGCGATCGCGGGAGACACTTTTTTCTTTCTGTCTGCCAACCGAAACAAGCGTGGCTTCGCCGTCGATTTTCGCGACCCCGAATGTCAAGCCTTGCTTGCCGATCTCGCGGCGCAAGCCGATATCCTGGTCGAGAATTTTCGCCCGGGGACGCTGGAATCAATGGGCATGGACTGGGAAAGCCTGCATGCCCGCAATCCTCGTCTCATTCTGGTCCGGATCACCGGTTTCGGACAGGACGGACCGTTGGCGCAGCATCCATGTTTCGACGGGGCAGCGCAGGCGATCAGCGGGTTGATGTCGATGACGGGTCAACACGACGGACCGCCGACGATGTCCGGCGTGTTCGTCTGCGACTATACGACGGCACTCTACGCGACGATCGCGGCCTTGGCCGCGGTCCGCGCGCGCGACGAGACCGGTGTCGGGCAGGTGGTCGAGGCAACGCTCATGGATAGCGGCCTGGCGCTGATGACTACCGCCATTCCCGAATATCTCGTGAACGGCGAGTTGCCTCCGCGGCTCGGTAATCGCGACCGCTATCTCGCGCCCTCCCACTGTTTTCGCGGTCGTGACGGCGGCTGGGTCTATGTAGTCGCGGGCAATGATCAGCATTTTCACCGCTTCGCGGCCGCGATGGACCAACCCAACATCGCGCAAGACCCGCGCTATGCGACGTTCGTTGCCCGAAACACCAACGTGGACACGCTGGAAATCCTGATCAACGATTGGGCCGCACAGCATGATAGCGCGGATATCCTCGCCAAGCTGCACGCGGCGGACGTGCCTTGCGAGAAAGTCGCGACGATCGCCGATGTCGTCACCAATCCGCAAGTTCTTCACCGCCGACAGATCGTCGATGTGCCGCATCCAATCGCGGGATCAGTGCCCTTTCAGGCGCCCGCATTCAAAATGTGGGGCACGCCGACCGAAATCAGCCGCGGTGCGCCAGGGCTCGGCGAACATAGCGGAGACGTGCTGAAGGAATGGCTCGGCTATTCCGACGCGGACATCGACCGGCTCGAGGAGCATGGGCGGATCTGA
- a CDS encoding anhydro-N-acetylmuramic acid kinase codes for MNRSDWAVGLMTGTIIDGFIDIAAVRTDGRDIAEFGPWSLSPYPDSLQELIAKAFDAALAWRFDGAEPGIFAEAEEALTLAQADAVVRFLDEHGIARNSVRVIGFHGQTVLHQAPDNGRKGNTRQLGNGRLMADRTGIDVVYDFRTDDIRSGGHGAPISVSYHHALLKHLGAGSDTAIINLGGVANLSWAGTDGEVIGFDTGPGVGPINDWITAHGAGEMDLEGRVAARGSADEERLQTLLAHPFLSATWPKSLDRFDFTGALADGLSLADGAMTLTAFTAGTVGKALDMLPVRPDRLIVCGGGRKNPTLMAELARRADVQALAAEAVGLRGDAIEAECFAFLAMRKIHDLPISFPETTGVPNPMPGGRVAAAERVS; via the coding sequence ATGAACAGAAGCGACTGGGCAGTCGGATTGATGACCGGGACGATCATTGACGGCTTCATCGACATTGCGGCGGTTCGAACCGACGGGCGCGACATTGCGGAATTTGGCCCCTGGTCGCTCTCTCCTTATCCCGACTCTCTGCAGGAGTTGATAGCGAAGGCATTCGATGCTGCTCTCGCATGGCGCTTCGACGGAGCCGAACCCGGGATATTCGCAGAGGCGGAAGAGGCGCTGACACTGGCGCAAGCCGATGCTGTGGTGCGTTTTCTCGATGAGCACGGCATCGCGCGGAACTCCGTGCGGGTGATCGGCTTCCACGGCCAGACGGTGCTGCACCAGGCGCCAGACAACGGCCGGAAGGGAAATACCCGCCAACTTGGGAATGGCCGATTGATGGCCGATCGCACCGGCATCGATGTCGTCTATGATTTCAGGACCGACGACATTCGCTCTGGAGGACATGGCGCGCCCATATCTGTTTCCTATCATCACGCGCTCCTGAAGCACTTGGGGGCGGGCTCGGACACGGCCATCATCAACCTCGGCGGCGTCGCCAATCTCAGCTGGGCCGGGACGGACGGCGAGGTCATCGGTTTCGACACTGGACCTGGCGTGGGGCCGATCAACGACTGGATCACCGCGCATGGCGCCGGCGAAATGGATCTGGAAGGCCGGGTTGCCGCTAGAGGCAGTGCGGATGAGGAACGGCTCCAGACGCTGCTGGCTCATCCCTTCCTTTCTGCAACTTGGCCCAAGTCGCTCGACCGGTTCGATTTCACCGGAGCGCTCGCCGACGGGCTCTCACTCGCCGACGGCGCTATGACTCTGACCGCTTTCACCGCCGGAACCGTGGGCAAGGCGCTAGACATGCTACCGGTGCGGCCCGATCGTTTGATCGTCTGCGGTGGCGGTCGGAAAAATCCGACATTGATGGCGGAGCTCGCCAGGCGCGCTGACGTCCAGGCCCTCGCCGCCGAGGCGGTCGGCTTACGCGGTGATGCGATCGAGGCCGAATGTTTTGCCTTTCTGGCGATGCGCAAGATTCACGATCTTCCGATCAGTTTTCCAGAAACGACGGGGGTGCCGAACCCAATGCCCGGCGGCCGCGTCGCCGCAGCCGAGCGCGTGTCGTGA
- a CDS encoding HesA/MoeB/ThiF family protein has protein sequence MNAQREIGEYYSRQTVLPEIGLLGQQVLARSKVLVIGAGGLGSPLLMYLAGAGIGTLGIVDFDVVEPSNLHRQILHGIDRLDTLKTASAIRTLTNINPHIELIRHDEPIGATNADRLVSQYDLVADGSDNFDTRDAVHAACRRSGKTLVSAAIQLTSGILTTFKSHEPGENPCFRCLYPDRPNAEVTPSCSLIGVLGPAVGAMGSLQAIEVIKELLEIAPSLSGTLAMYDAFACEIEKIELPRRTGCPICGEEAYPPVTGGNSPTVSAG, from the coding sequence TTGAATGCGCAGCGAGAGATTGGCGAATATTATTCGCGGCAGACCGTCCTGCCGGAGATCGGGCTGCTCGGACAGCAAGTGCTCGCCCGATCGAAGGTCCTCGTCATCGGCGCCGGCGGATTGGGGTCTCCCCTCCTCATGTACCTCGCCGGCGCCGGGATAGGGACGCTGGGTATCGTGGATTTCGACGTGGTCGAACCCTCGAACCTGCACAGGCAGATCCTCCATGGCATCGACCGGCTCGATACGCTGAAGACTGCCAGCGCGATCCGGACTCTGACAAATATCAATCCGCACATCGAACTGATCCGGCACGATGAGCCGATCGGCGCAACGAATGCCGACCGTCTTGTTTCGCAATATGATCTGGTCGCCGACGGCAGCGACAATTTCGATACACGCGACGCGGTCCACGCCGCTTGCCGGCGGAGCGGCAAGACGCTCGTCAGCGCGGCAATCCAGCTGACCAGCGGAATATTGACGACCTTCAAATCGCACGAGCCGGGCGAAAACCCATGCTTCCGCTGCCTTTATCCCGACCGGCCGAACGCGGAGGTTACACCAAGCTGCTCCCTGATCGGCGTTCTCGGCCCCGCGGTGGGTGCTATGGGCTCGCTCCAGGCAATCGAGGTGATCAAGGAATTGCTCGAAATCGCGCCCAGTCTGTCGGGCACCTTGGCGATGTACGATGCCTTCGCCTGTGAGATCGAAAAAATCGAACTCCCGCGGCGAACCGGATGTCCCATCTGCGGAGAAGAAGCTTATCCCCCGGTTACCGGGGGGAACAGTCCAACAGTATCGGCCGGCTGA
- a CDS encoding MoaD/ThiS family protein — protein MRITYFSWLRSKTGLSSEDIELPNGCRNISMLIDILSDRHPDLAAVANAEGSLRFTVNRRYVERDHPIQPADTVGLFPPVTGG, from the coding sequence ATGAGAATCACCTATTTTTCATGGCTTAGATCCAAGACGGGATTGTCTTCGGAGGATATTGAGTTGCCAAATGGTTGTAGAAATATTTCCATGCTCATTGATATTCTTTCTGATCGCCATCCGGATCTCGCTGCGGTCGCCAACGCAGAAGGAAGCCTGCGTTTCACAGTGAACCGGCGTTATGTTGAGCGCGATCATCCGATTCAGCCGGCCGATACTGTTGGACTGTTCCCCCCGGTAACCGGGGGATAA
- a CDS encoding acyl-CoA dehydrogenase family protein, whose translation MGVLAFHLALFPAKAQTDVWDANPGALMACSYMQTGKAILTSDGYELSGRWRFASGADYADWFLLGARLERAGEIEPVIFLVPRHDVEILQTWRATGLRGTGSQDLSIERCFVPTHRIHGIRERFLGMSPGLEVNRAPLYRIPLPQLLFRVVSVPAIGALRSGLAALIDHNSLRTDITGQRVAGNPEVRLTVGEVATDIEEMLGILRDGIRQLSAAASEGRNLPLQTRMILRLQASRTAERCCRLMHRIFVAAGASGLTSDAPFGRLLADIQASRQHAANQFQPFGQSLGASLLGMEAEDSLL comes from the coding sequence ATGGGCGTCCTCGCTTTCCATCTCGCGCTCTTCCCAGCAAAGGCGCAAACGGATGTCTGGGATGCGAACCCGGGCGCCCTCATGGCGTGCAGCTACATGCAGACCGGAAAAGCAATATTGACCAGCGACGGTTACGAGCTGAGCGGCAGATGGCGATTCGCGAGCGGCGCCGACTATGCAGACTGGTTCCTGCTCGGCGCCCGCCTTGAGCGGGCGGGCGAGATTGAGCCCGTCATCTTCCTCGTGCCGCGGCACGATGTCGAGATCCTGCAGACATGGCGCGCGACCGGATTGCGCGGAACCGGTAGTCAGGACTTGTCAATCGAACGCTGCTTCGTCCCAACCCATCGCATCCACGGCATAAGAGAGCGCTTCCTTGGAATGAGCCCCGGGCTCGAGGTCAATCGAGCGCCGCTCTATCGCATCCCTCTTCCGCAACTGCTTTTCCGCGTGGTGTCGGTCCCGGCGATCGGAGCGCTACGCAGCGGCCTCGCGGCTCTTATCGACCATAATTCGCTACGCACGGACATTACCGGGCAACGCGTCGCCGGGAATCCTGAAGTGCGCCTAACGGTCGGCGAAGTCGCAACGGACATCGAAGAAATGCTGGGCATATTGCGTGACGGCATCCGCCAACTGTCGGCGGCCGCGTCGGAGGGCCGAAACCTCCCGCTCCAAACCCGCATGATATTGCGGCTGCAGGCGTCGCGCACCGCCGAACGCTGCTGTCGACTCATGCACCGGATTTTTGTCGCGGCGGGTGCGAGCGGTCTGACCTCCGATGCGCCGTTCGGCCGCCTGCTTGCCGACATCCAAGCGTCTCGGCAGCACGCCGCCAATCAGTTCCAGCCGTTCGGGCAGTCGCTCGGAGCGAGCCTGCTGGGCATGGAAGCGGAGGACAGTCTACTATGA
- a CDS encoding SufE family protein: MTEASEDTACNPIEAAARALTCEFAAAGDVSGQIARLIDMGRAFDGLPDGDKNAVTRIHGCQSQLWLKAQLNGQIMTFRADSDSLVMRGLLAVILQIYEGKRPDQIVRHDSGAVDTLILTLAPSRASGLRSLKQRIRESAEAAL, encoded by the coding sequence GTGACCGAAGCCAGCGAGGACACGGCCTGCAATCCGATCGAGGCCGCCGCACGGGCGCTGACGTGCGAGTTTGCAGCGGCCGGCGACGTGTCGGGGCAAATCGCGCGCCTTATCGATATGGGGCGCGCGTTCGATGGCTTACCAGACGGCGACAAGAACGCGGTCACCCGCATTCACGGCTGTCAATCGCAGCTCTGGCTCAAGGCCCAACTCAACGGCCAGATCATGACGTTTCGCGCCGATTCCGACTCGCTGGTGATGCGCGGACTGCTTGCCGTCATCCTCCAGATTTACGAGGGGAAGCGCCCGGACCAGATCGTCCGGCACGACTCCGGGGCCGTCGATACTCTGATCCTCACACTCGCGCCCAGCCGTGCTTCGGGCCTTCGTTCGTTGAAGCAGCGGATTCGCGAATCGGCGGAGGCAGCGCTTTGA
- a CDS encoding radical SAM protein: MRDVLDIRSTTNMVHPIWLWIDPTSRCNLACRLCYTKFSHGKLDLEPSQLEETLGRLAASDTLEVKGIHLNWRGEPLMNPRFNELLAITRRLLPDAPLQWHTNGTMLTAKRVKEILAVPYTHKIFVSLDGGNARSHDLNRGQGNFHKTMGGLRRLLDMRGDDRRFATIGVYQIDLNQTEEAYDPEFVELLGRVDDYVKVTPLLPGGAHSNVTEIGDLESDKTLYDRMLQDINPNLPVPGGSCFWAGHTLCLAPDGKVSVCVISHGRAGVVGNLFDETPEAVVDRAVAFRRMLESAGRACVGHCSTCRKPEGDVLPKHKQRGQSKLTEIA, from the coding sequence ATGCGTGACGTTCTGGATATCAGAAGTACGACGAACATGGTGCATCCGATCTGGCTTTGGATCGATCCAACCAGCCGGTGCAACCTCGCCTGCCGCCTTTGCTATACAAAGTTCAGTCATGGCAAACTCGATCTCGAGCCGTCGCAACTCGAGGAGACGCTTGGGCGGCTCGCCGCGTCAGATACGCTTGAGGTCAAGGGAATCCATCTCAACTGGCGCGGCGAGCCCTTGATGAATCCGCGTTTCAACGAGCTCCTCGCGATAACCCGTCGGCTGCTTCCTGACGCGCCACTCCAGTGGCACACCAACGGCACGATGCTCACTGCCAAGCGCGTGAAGGAGATTCTGGCGGTCCCTTACACGCACAAAATTTTCGTCTCGCTTGATGGTGGCAATGCCCGCTCGCACGATCTGAACCGGGGGCAAGGCAATTTCCACAAGACAATGGGCGGGCTCCGACGGTTGCTCGACATGCGCGGCGACGATCGCCGTTTTGCGACCATCGGCGTGTATCAGATCGATCTCAACCAAACCGAGGAAGCCTATGACCCCGAGTTTGTCGAACTGCTCGGCCGCGTCGACGACTATGTGAAGGTTACCCCCCTCCTTCCGGGCGGGGCGCACAGCAATGTGACTGAAATCGGCGACCTCGAAAGCGACAAGACCCTCTACGACCGGATGTTGCAGGACATCAACCCGAACCTACCCGTCCCCGGAGGGTCCTGTTTCTGGGCCGGCCATACCCTTTGCCTGGCACCCGACGGCAAGGTCTCGGTTTGTGTCATCAGTCACGGCAGGGCGGGCGTCGTCGGCAATCTCTTCGACGAGACGCCCGAGGCCGTGGTCGACCGCGCGGTGGCATTTCGCCGCATGCTCGAATCCGCGGGGCGCGCATGCGTTGGCCATTGCTCGACCTGTCGCAAGCCGGAAGGCGACGTGCTTCCGAAGCACAAACAGCGCGGACAATCGAAGCTGACGGAAATCGCCTGA
- a CDS encoding cysteine desulfurase, translating into MLHPEPAQKAWNPDAIRSDFPLIAGLSGYGRITYLDNAASAQKPRSVMDSMTDGAFTRYANVHRGAHRLSGLATASYEGARARLQAFLNAPGAEQVIFTKSATEAINLVASAFAAIVAPGDEIIVSSLDHHANLVPWHMLRERRGIVLRWVDPDAFGNLDPAAFADAITHRTRLVAVTHMSNVFGVLTPLEAIVRLAHERGVPVLADGTQAVVHHAIDVSALDVDFYALTGHKLYGPTGIGALYAKPGWLERMSPMLGGGEMVATVGRNHVEYAPAPHKFEAGTPPILEAIGLVAALDYIESVGRSSIAAHEAALGRHARARFAAIPGITVFGDTEKPGPILTFASASAHANDIAAILDGKGICVRAGAHCTQPLHQMLGFSSTCRASFAMYSTLAEVDALADAVDEALTILK; encoded by the coding sequence ATGCTGCACCCCGAGCCCGCCCAAAAGGCCTGGAATCCCGATGCGATCAGGAGTGACTTCCCATTAATCGCGGGTTTGTCGGGGTATGGAAGGATCACATATCTCGATAATGCGGCGTCGGCACAGAAGCCACGCAGCGTGATGGACAGTATGACCGACGGTGCATTCACCCGTTATGCCAATGTCCATCGTGGAGCCCACCGGCTTAGCGGCCTCGCGACGGCGAGCTACGAAGGCGCGCGCGCCCGGCTGCAGGCCTTTTTGAACGCTCCGGGTGCAGAGCAGGTCATTTTTACGAAATCGGCAACCGAGGCGATCAATCTCGTGGCATCAGCCTTTGCCGCGATCGTTGCACCGGGGGATGAGATTATTGTCTCCTCACTCGATCATCACGCCAATCTGGTGCCGTGGCATATGCTTCGGGAACGGCGTGGCATCGTCTTGCGCTGGGTCGATCCTGACGCATTCGGCAATCTCGATCCCGCCGCTTTCGCTGACGCCATCACGCATCGCACGCGCCTTGTGGCGGTCACGCACATGTCGAATGTTTTCGGGGTATTGACGCCACTCGAGGCAATTGTTCGGCTTGCCCATGAAAGGGGCGTTCCTGTGCTCGCAGATGGAACCCAAGCCGTAGTACACCACGCAATCGACGTCTCGGCTCTCGACGTCGATTTCTATGCTCTCACCGGCCACAAACTTTATGGGCCGACGGGCATTGGGGCTCTCTATGCCAAGCCAGGCTGGCTCGAGCGCATGTCGCCAATGCTCGGCGGCGGCGAGATGGTCGCAACAGTAGGTCGCAATCACGTCGAATATGCGCCCGCGCCGCACAAGTTCGAAGCCGGAACGCCCCCAATTCTCGAAGCGATCGGACTTGTCGCTGCGCTCGACTATATCGAGAGTGTGGGACGTTCGAGTATCGCGGCCCACGAGGCCGCGCTTGGTCGCCACGCGCGGGCCCGATTCGCGGCTATTCCGGGCATCACCGTCTTTGGCGATACCGAAAAGCCCGGTCCGATCCTGACGTTTGCCTCTGCCAGCGCCCATGCCAACGATATAGCGGCAATCCTGGACGGCAAGGGCATCTGCGTCCGTGCCGGAGCGCACTGCACTCAACCGCTTCATCAAATGCTGGGCTTCAGTTCGACATGCCGCGCGTCGTTCGCCATGTACAGTACGCTGGCTGAAGTCGACGCTCTGGCCGATGCGGTCGACGAGGCGTTGACAATTCTAAAGTGA